One part of the Xylanimonas allomyrinae genome encodes these proteins:
- a CDS encoding MFS transporter produces the protein MALEGSTTVLSTKRKEDRRVALATLVGTSIEWYDFFIYANAAALVLAPLYFDPFTASGSEVAGRILSFATVGVSFLFRPLGAIVSGHLGDRVGRKAMLVGTLLLMGLSTALIGLVPTHAQIGVAAPVLLVLLRIVQGFSAGGEWGGAALMAVEHAPARKRGLFGGFPQIGVPIGMLVATGVLAIVTATTTDEQFLSWGWRVPFLMSIALVAVGLVIRLGVSESPVFKELNEAAEQEQVKMPVLEVMRYCWPAILLGALTFTANNGNGYMITGGYILSYSTNDLGVNRASILGAVTIAAAVWGVTTMVGAAWSDKVGRTTVYKVGFVWMLLWAFPLFWIIDTTNPTLIGLSMSVLAVGLGLTYGPQAALFTEMFPAKVRYSGAALAYAFGAILGGAFSPLIATWLQATFKTSASVSTYLAILSVIALTATFLIKDRTGRPLDASATDIPGAQRLEAALQDAPR, from the coding sequence ATGGCGCTCGAAGGAAGCACGACGGTGCTCAGCACCAAGCGCAAGGAGGACCGACGGGTCGCGCTCGCGACACTCGTGGGCACATCGATCGAGTGGTACGACTTCTTCATCTACGCGAACGCTGCCGCGCTCGTCCTCGCGCCGCTCTACTTCGACCCGTTCACCGCGTCGGGCAGCGAGGTCGCCGGGCGCATCCTCTCGTTCGCGACGGTCGGCGTGAGCTTCCTGTTCCGCCCGCTCGGCGCGATCGTCTCCGGCCACCTCGGCGACCGCGTGGGACGCAAGGCGATGCTCGTCGGCACCCTCCTGCTCATGGGCCTGAGCACGGCGCTCATCGGCCTGGTCCCCACGCACGCGCAGATCGGCGTCGCCGCGCCCGTCCTCCTCGTCCTGCTGCGCATCGTGCAGGGCTTCTCGGCGGGCGGCGAGTGGGGCGGCGCCGCCCTCATGGCCGTCGAGCACGCGCCCGCGCGGAAGCGGGGCCTGTTCGGCGGCTTCCCGCAGATCGGCGTCCCGATCGGCATGCTCGTCGCGACCGGCGTCCTCGCCATCGTCACCGCGACCACGACCGACGAGCAGTTCCTGTCCTGGGGCTGGCGCGTCCCGTTCCTGATGTCGATCGCGCTGGTCGCCGTCGGCCTGGTGATCCGGCTGGGCGTGAGCGAGTCGCCCGTCTTCAAGGAGCTCAACGAGGCCGCCGAGCAGGAGCAGGTCAAGATGCCCGTCCTCGAGGTGATGCGCTACTGCTGGCCGGCCATCCTGCTCGGCGCACTCACGTTCACCGCCAACAACGGCAACGGCTACATGATCACCGGCGGCTACATCCTGTCGTACTCGACGAACGACCTCGGCGTGAACCGCGCGTCGATCCTCGGTGCGGTCACCATCGCGGCCGCGGTCTGGGGCGTGACGACCATGGTGGGCGCCGCCTGGTCCGACAAGGTCGGGCGCACGACCGTCTACAAGGTCGGCTTCGTGTGGATGCTGCTGTGGGCGTTCCCGCTGTTCTGGATCATCGACACCACCAACCCCACGCTCATCGGCCTGTCGATGTCGGTGCTCGCCGTCGGGCTCGGGCTCACCTACGGCCCGCAGGCGGCGCTGTTCACCGAGATGTTCCCCGCCAAGGTGCGCTACTCGGGTGCAGCGCTGGCCTACGCCTTCGGCGCGATCCTGGGCGGCGCGTTCTCGCCGCTGATCGCCACGTGGCTCCAGGCGACCTTCAAGACGTCGGCCTCCGTCTCGACGTACCTCGCGATCTTGTCGGTCATCGCCCTGACGGCGACGTTCCTCATCAAGGACCGCACCGGCCGCCCGCTCGACGCGAGCGCGACCGACATCCCCGGCGCGCAGCGGCTCGAGGCCGCCCTCCAGGACGCGCCGCGCTGA
- a CDS encoding FAD-dependent monooxygenase — protein MQFHHHGYVSADPQVQPAAGTGLDRPDEIPAEVDVLIVGSGPAGVIAAAQLAQYPGITTRIVERRGGRLVLGQADGVQARSVETFHAFGFSERIIAEAYHITEMAFWEPDATHPETIVRKARPLDDDHGISEFPHLVVNQARVLDYFLEAAANGPARIQPDYGWELADLAVGGPGESHPVTVTLRGTVGPQEGTERTVRARYVVGCDGAHSAVREALGCTPVGDKSNHAWGVLDVLAVTDFPDVRTKCAIRSHDGGNILLIPREGGFLVRWYVDLGMVPDDDDGAIRRTPLEEIIARANAIIHPYTLDVKDVPWHSVYEVGHRVTDRFDDVPLDQVGTRAPHVFITGDACHTHSAKAGQGMNVSMQDGWNIAWKLGHVLTGRAPESLLATYSAERQVVAQNLIDFDREWSTLMATKSEDLPDPDYLSSYYVRSAEFAFGFMTQYTKSAIVGGTEHQHLAPGFPVGKRFKSPAVERVCDGNPVHLGHHHRADGRWRVYAFADSPAAGSPSALTDWAHWLATDPASPLLVHTPADAELGSVLDVKVVYQQDHTAMNNVADVPAVFLPRTGPFELVDYEKVYATDPRDDVFAARGIDRGGVVVVVRPDQYVAAVLPLTAKAELASFFADALLPAAVPTPAQVPAAPVAAAPAAAAL, from the coding sequence ATGCAGTTCCATCACCACGGATACGTCAGTGCCGACCCACAGGTCCAGCCCGCCGCGGGCACCGGCCTCGACCGGCCCGACGAGATCCCCGCAGAGGTCGACGTGCTCATCGTCGGCTCGGGCCCCGCAGGCGTCATCGCCGCTGCCCAGCTCGCGCAGTACCCCGGGATCACCACCCGGATCGTCGAGCGCCGCGGCGGCCGGCTCGTGCTCGGCCAGGCCGACGGCGTCCAGGCCCGCAGCGTCGAGACGTTCCACGCGTTCGGGTTCTCCGAGCGCATCATCGCCGAGGCGTACCACATCACGGAGATGGCGTTCTGGGAGCCCGACGCGACCCACCCCGAGACCATCGTGCGCAAAGCCCGGCCGCTCGACGACGACCACGGGATCAGCGAGTTCCCGCACCTCGTCGTCAACCAGGCCCGGGTGCTCGACTACTTCCTCGAGGCGGCGGCGAACGGCCCGGCCCGCATCCAGCCCGACTACGGCTGGGAGCTGGCCGACCTCGCCGTCGGCGGTCCGGGCGAGTCGCACCCGGTGACGGTCACGCTGCGCGGCACCGTCGGCCCGCAGGAGGGGACCGAGCGCACGGTGCGCGCCCGGTACGTCGTCGGCTGCGACGGCGCGCACTCCGCGGTGCGCGAGGCGCTCGGCTGCACGCCCGTCGGCGACAAGTCCAACCACGCGTGGGGCGTGCTCGACGTGCTCGCCGTCACCGACTTCCCCGACGTGCGCACCAAGTGCGCGATCCGCTCGCACGACGGCGGCAACATCCTGCTCATCCCCCGCGAGGGGGGGTTCCTGGTGCGCTGGTACGTCGACCTCGGCATGGTGCCCGACGACGACGACGGGGCGATCCGCCGCACGCCGCTCGAAGAGATCATCGCCCGCGCGAACGCGATCATCCACCCCTACACGCTCGACGTGAAGGACGTGCCCTGGCACAGCGTCTACGAGGTCGGCCACCGCGTCACCGACCGGTTCGACGACGTCCCGCTCGACCAGGTGGGCACGCGCGCCCCGCACGTGTTCATCACGGGCGACGCCTGCCACACCCACTCCGCCAAGGCCGGGCAGGGCATGAACGTGTCGATGCAGGACGGCTGGAACATCGCCTGGAAGCTCGGGCACGTCCTCACCGGGCGCGCGCCCGAGTCGCTGCTGGCCACGTACTCGGCCGAGCGGCAGGTCGTCGCGCAGAACCTCATCGACTTCGACCGCGAGTGGTCCACGCTCATGGCGACCAAGTCGGAGGACCTGCCCGACCCCGACTACCTGTCGAGCTACTACGTCAGGTCCGCGGAGTTCGCGTTCGGCTTCATGACGCAGTACACGAAGTCCGCGATCGTCGGCGGCACCGAGCACCAGCACCTGGCGCCCGGGTTCCCAGTCGGCAAGCGGTTCAAGTCCCCCGCGGTCGAGCGCGTGTGCGACGGCAACCCGGTGCACCTGGGCCACCACCACCGCGCCGACGGGCGCTGGCGCGTGTACGCGTTCGCGGACTCCCCCGCGGCCGGATCGCCGTCGGCGCTGACCGACTGGGCGCACTGGCTCGCGACCGACCCGGCGTCCCCGCTGCTGGTGCACACCCCCGCGGACGCCGAGCTCGGCTCCGTCCTCGACGTCAAGGTCGTCTACCAGCAGGACCACACGGCGATGAACAACGTCGCCGACGTCCCGGCCGTGTTCCTGCCCCGCACCGGACCGTTCGAGCTCGTCGACTACGAGAAGGTCTACGCGACCGACCCGCGCGACGACGTGTTCGCCGCGCGCGGCATCGACCGCGGCGGCGTCGTCGTGGTGGTGCGCCCCGACCAGTACGTGGCCGCCGTGCTGCCGCTGACCGCGAAGGCCGAGCTGGCCTCGTTCTTCGCCGACGCCCTGCTGCCGGCCGCCGTGCCCAC